A single genomic interval of Shewanella halotolerans harbors:
- the pdsS gene encoding proteobacterial dedicated sortase system histidine kinase, whose amino-acid sequence MFNLPIGLRTKVAVLSLFLLCLPWLGYQYVWEMEKYLRHGQEKTLEGTTQALATALHERPKLFDKQASFLSQVKKGRDLYAYPLTGPIHLDGKLGEWASNRHRAVTYGADHQLFKADDGKPLNISFTHMVGKYAGYLYGYFEVTDPKVIYRGTNSLRIDNNDHLAIATLAPDGQFRRYIVATIRDGWISAFELPADPRKSQPVTPEVRIQGKWLKTDKGYNIELRMPLEMVGSKLGFAIVDVNDRKVRNVEAIVGTSATDDVTKLGTVLVPSPEIESIIKGMSHNSSRIWVVDRHGRVLAKSGDIYSSTNVWAQTATEQTPDTFWGRFKQQFLHPLYYRILTTPPKHFVDSLKDSTVLEGSHIRKALAGQFGSTWRLSPDGKAVILAAASPIWIDDTVMGVVIAEETTHGIRTLRNKALEKLFNVILTVMSMGTLALFFFASSISSRIRKLRDDAEQAIDSQGRIRNAIVGSKVRDEIGDLSRSFASIVGRLSQYTHYLENMSSRLGHELRTPVAVVRSSLEHLNSQDLPPQHQKYVDRAHEGVSRLNMILNNMSEATRLEEALTDAEVDNFPLSKVISGCMQGYQMTYANQVFELEIDKDPMTMRGVPEYIAQLMDKLIANAIEFSQSDTPIKVSLKAKGRQALLSVSNQGPSLPANMGEQIFESMVSVRAQKAQDKPHLGLGLYIARLVTDFHKGSIRAENLMQDGQATGVVIHIRLPLEAQ is encoded by the coding sequence ATGTTTAATCTGCCCATCGGCCTGCGCACTAAGGTCGCCGTACTCTCACTGTTCCTGCTCTGCCTGCCCTGGCTTGGCTATCAATATGTGTGGGAGATGGAGAAATACCTGCGTCACGGCCAGGAAAAGACCCTGGAAGGCACCACCCAGGCCCTGGCCACCGCCCTGCATGAACGTCCCAAGCTGTTCGACAAGCAGGCGAGCTTCTTGTCACAGGTGAAGAAGGGGCGGGATCTCTACGCCTATCCCTTAACCGGCCCTATCCATCTGGATGGCAAGCTGGGCGAATGGGCCTCTAACCGCCACCGCGCGGTGACCTATGGCGCCGATCACCAGCTATTCAAGGCAGATGACGGCAAGCCACTCAATATCAGTTTCACCCATATGGTGGGCAAGTATGCCGGCTACCTCTATGGCTATTTCGAGGTGACAGATCCTAAAGTGATCTACCGCGGCACCAACAGCCTGCGCATCGACAACAATGATCACTTGGCCATCGCCACCCTGGCGCCCGACGGCCAGTTCCGCCGTTATATCGTCGCCACCATACGCGACGGCTGGATCAGCGCCTTCGAGCTGCCTGCCGATCCCCGCAAGTCCCAGCCCGTCACCCCAGAGGTGCGCATCCAGGGCAAATGGCTGAAGACAGATAAAGGCTACAATATCGAGCTGAGGATGCCGCTTGAGATGGTAGGCAGCAAGCTGGGCTTTGCCATCGTCGATGTTAACGACAGAAAAGTGCGTAACGTCGAGGCGATCGTCGGCACCTCGGCCACAGATGATGTCACCAAGCTGGGGACGGTTCTGGTGCCTTCGCCGGAGATCGAAAGCATCATCAAGGGGATGAGCCACAACAGCTCGCGGATCTGGGTGGTGGATCGCCACGGCCGGGTACTGGCAAAATCCGGCGACATCTACAGCAGCACCAATGTGTGGGCGCAGACGGCAACCGAGCAGACACCAGACACCTTCTGGGGCCGCTTCAAGCAGCAGTTCCTGCACCCGCTCTACTATCGCATTTTGACTACGCCGCCTAAGCATTTTGTCGACTCGCTCAAAGACTCTACCGTGCTAGAGGGCAGCCATATCCGCAAGGCCCTGGCCGGTCAGTTTGGCTCCACCTGGCGCCTCAGTCCAGATGGCAAGGCGGTTATTCTCGCCGCCGCCAGCCCCATCTGGATCGACGATACCGTGATGGGCGTAGTGATCGCCGAGGAGACCACCCACGGCATCCGCACCCTGCGCAACAAGGCGCTGGAGAAGCTGTTTAACGTGATACTGACCGTGATGAGCATGGGCACCCTGGCCCTCTTCTTCTTCGCCTCCAGCATCTCCAGCCGCATCCGTAAGCTGAGGGACGATGCCGAACAGGCGATCGACAGCCAAGGGCGGATCAGAAATGCGATTGTCGGCTCTAAGGTGCGCGACGAAATAGGCGATCTCAGCCGCAGTTTTGCCAGCATAGTCGGCCGACTGAGCCAATATACCCACTATCTGGAGAACATGTCGTCGCGCCTCGGTCATGAGCTGCGCACGCCGGTCGCCGTGGTACGCTCGTCACTCGAGCACCTCAACAGTCAGGATCTGCCGCCGCAACATCAGAAGTATGTAGATCGCGCCCACGAAGGGGTGAGCCGCCTCAACATGATCCTCAACAACATGAGCGAGGCGACCCGTCTCGAAGAGGCACTGACCGACGCCGAGGTGGACAACTTCCCCCTCTCCAAGGTGATCTCAGGTTGTATGCAGGGCTATCAGATGACCTATGCCAATCAGGTATTTGAGCTGGAGATAGACAAAGACCCCATGACCATGCGCGGGGTGCCCGAGTATATCGCCCAGCTGATGGACAAGCTGATCGCCAACGCCATCGAGTTCAGCCAGAGCGATACGCCGATTAAGGTGTCGCTAAAGGCCAAGGGCCGACAGGCACTGCTGAGTGTCAGCAATCAGGGGCCTTCGCTGCCCGCCAACATGGGCGAGCAGATCTTCGAGTCCATGGTGTCTGTGCGCGCCCAGAAGGCACAGGACAAGCCTCACTTGGGGCTGGGGCTCTATATTGCCCGCTTGGTCACCGATTTTCACAAGGGCAGCATACGCGCCGAAAACCTGATGCAGGATGGTCAGGCCACCGGCGTGGTTATCCATATCCGTCTGCCGCTGGAGGCGCAGTAA
- a CDS encoding cystathionine beta-lyase — translation MKRETKIVSVGRDKKWSKGVINPPVFRASTVVFDTIEDMRHATKNRANGEMFYGRRGTPTHFAFQAAIAELEGGVGTALYPSGSAAISGALLSFLKAGDHLLMVDTAYEPTRDLCDKLLKGFGIETTYYDPLIGDGIEALIRPNTKVLFLESPGSITLEVQDVPTLSAIAHRHNLVVMLDNTWASPINCRPFELGVDISIQAATKYIVGHSDVMLGTATANQAHWDQLRENSYLMGQCTSADDIYLASRGLRTLGVRMAQHEKNGLEVANWLATRPEVDHLRHPAFASCPGHEFFKRDFSASNGLFSFVLKRGNIKAITAFVEGMDHFKMGFSWGGYESLILGVFGIDKLRTATQWDSSKPLIRLHVGLENPEDLIKDLEAGFARYNAVLDGQSD, via the coding sequence ATGAAAAGAGAGACCAAGATAGTCAGCGTCGGCCGCGACAAGAAGTGGAGCAAGGGAGTGATCAACCCGCCGGTGTTTCGCGCCTCCACCGTAGTGTTCGACACCATAGAGGATATGCGTCATGCTACCAAGAACCGCGCCAACGGCGAGATGTTTTATGGTCGTCGCGGCACCCCAACCCACTTTGCCTTCCAGGCGGCCATCGCCGAGCTCGAAGGCGGCGTAGGCACCGCCCTCTACCCTTCAGGTTCGGCGGCCATCTCAGGCGCCCTGCTCTCCTTCCTCAAGGCAGGCGATCATCTGCTGATGGTCGATACCGCCTATGAACCCACTCGGGATCTGTGCGACAAGCTGCTCAAGGGCTTCGGCATAGAGACCACTTACTATGATCCCCTCATAGGTGATGGCATAGAGGCGCTTATCCGCCCCAATACCAAGGTACTGTTTCTCGAATCTCCCGGCTCCATCACGCTAGAAGTGCAGGATGTGCCGACCCTGAGCGCCATCGCTCATCGCCACAACCTGGTGGTCATGCTGGATAACACCTGGGCCTCACCCATCAACTGCCGCCCCTTCGAGCTGGGGGTGGATATTTCGATCCAGGCGGCGACCAAATATATCGTCGGTCACTCGGATGTGATGCTGGGAACCGCCACCGCCAACCAGGCTCATTGGGACCAGCTCAGGGAAAACAGCTACCTCATGGGCCAATGCACCTCGGCGGACGATATCTATCTCGCCAGTCGCGGCCTGCGCACCCTTGGAGTACGCATGGCCCAGCATGAGAAGAATGGCCTAGAGGTCGCCAACTGGCTGGCCACACGCCCAGAGGTGGATCATCTGCGCCACCCAGCGTTTGCCTCCTGCCCCGGACATGAGTTCTTCAAGCGGGATTTCAGCGCCTCCAACGGCCTCTTCTCCTTCGTGCTCAAACGCGGCAACATCAAGGCGATCACCGCCTTCGTCGAAGGCATGGACCACTTCAAGATGGGCTTCTCCTGGGGCGGCTACGAGAGCCTGATCTTGGGCGTATTTGGCATCGACAAGCTGCGCACCGCCACCCAGTGGGACAGCAGCAAGCCGCTGATCCGCTTGCATGTGGGCCTGGAAAATCCTGAAGATCTCATCAAAGATCTCGAGGCCGGCTTCGCCCGCTACAACGCGGTATTGGATGGCCAGAGCGACTAG
- a CDS encoding CreA family protein, whose protein sequence is MKMKAWIGIMFVAATSLLAGCGDDVGKVSLGVFTTKDVIIEARQDPKIPGVTCHISRIEANLDFADPSDMGIACRQTGPILPADLANIDKSHGGEVVFKASLSILFKSLKVRRIYDADSQTLIYLSYSTKETDGSHKHSLSTVPLYGTQAWQAPATH, encoded by the coding sequence ATGAAGATGAAAGCTTGGATTGGAATCATGTTTGTCGCAGCAACAAGCCTGCTGGCGGGCTGCGGCGATGATGTAGGCAAGGTGAGCCTGGGGGTCTTTACCACCAAGGATGTGATCATCGAGGCCAGGCAAGATCCTAAGATCCCCGGCGTGACCTGTCATATCAGTCGTATCGAGGCGAATCTGGACTTTGCCGATCCGTCGGATATGGGGATCGCTTGCCGTCAGACCGGACCAATTTTGCCTGCGGATCTCGCCAATATCGACAAGAGCCACGGCGGCGAGGTGGTGTTTAAGGCCTCACTGAGTATCTTGTTCAAATCCCTCAAGGTGAGACGCATCTATGACGCCGACAGCCAGACGCTGATCTATCTCTCATACTCCACCAAGGAGACAGATGGCAGCCATAAGCACAGCCTGTCGACCGTGCCCCTGTATGGTACCCAGGCCTGGCAAGCGCCTGCGACTCACTAG
- the yegD gene encoding molecular chaperone, whose protein sequence is MFVGFDYGSANCAVGIMDGERVQLLPLAGDSHYLVSTLYAFDRELIAEAVYQQLAAELKADYAKLRSAQLSRARHARQALDLDSDEQAVFVGEQAVAHYLEMPEEGFYVRSPKSFLGATGLRADQIALFEDIVTLMMMHIKTLADTQLGAKGSATHAVIGRPVNFQGIGGEESNRQAEAILALAAKRAGFIEVSFLFEPLAAGMDFEASLTQDKTVLVVDVGGGTTDCSVVKMGPSHIAKADRSEDFLGHSGQRIGGNDLDIALAMKAFMPHLGLGSHMVNGLPVPSQPFWNAVAVNDISAQRDFASLTTRKMIEELIKDAERSDLLSRLLKVQRDQLGYRLVRSAEGAKIALSDNAATQSSLDYVDAALTAEVDQQRFVDAIAQPVGLIQSLMAEAMAKATDKAQADIIYVTGGTAKSPAIYQKIAQMYPETEIVVGDHFGSVTAGLTRWAQKVFG, encoded by the coding sequence ATGTTTGTTGGATTCGATTATGGCAGCGCCAATTGCGCCGTCGGCATTATGGATGGCGAAAGGGTGCAGCTGTTGCCTCTGGCGGGGGACTCTCACTATCTGGTTTCGACTCTATATGCCTTCGACCGTGAGTTGATTGCCGAGGCCGTCTATCAGCAGCTAGCTGCTGAATTGAAGGCCGATTACGCCAAGCTGCGCTCGGCGCAGCTGAGCCGTGCCCGTCATGCCAGACAGGCGCTGGATCTCGACAGCGATGAGCAGGCGGTGTTTGTCGGTGAGCAGGCGGTGGCCCACTATCTTGAGATGCCCGAAGAGGGCTTCTATGTGCGCTCGCCCAAGTCTTTCCTGGGCGCAACCGGTCTGCGAGCGGATCAAATAGCCCTGTTTGAAGATATCGTTACCCTGATGATGATGCATATTAAGACCTTAGCGGATACGCAGTTGGGGGCTAAGGGAAGTGCTACCCATGCGGTGATCGGTCGCCCAGTCAACTTTCAGGGCATAGGCGGCGAGGAGAGTAACCGCCAGGCCGAAGCCATCCTGGCGCTGGCGGCTAAACGCGCGGGTTTTATCGAGGTGAGTTTCCTGTTCGAGCCCCTGGCGGCGGGGATGGATTTCGAAGCCAGCCTGACCCAGGACAAGACAGTGCTGGTGGTCGATGTGGGCGGCGGCACCACAGACTGCTCTGTGGTGAAGATGGGGCCGTCTCATATCGCTAAGGCGGATCGCAGCGAGGATTTTCTGGGCCACAGCGGCCAGCGTATTGGCGGTAACGATCTGGATATCGCCCTGGCGATGAAGGCCTTCATGCCCCACCTTGGGCTGGGGTCTCATATGGTCAATGGCCTGCCTGTGCCCAGTCAACCCTTTTGGAATGCGGTGGCGGTCAACGACATCAGCGCACAGCGCGACTTTGCCAGCCTGACGACCCGCAAGATGATCGAGGAACTGATCAAGGATGCTGAACGCTCGGATCTGCTGTCGCGCCTGCTCAAGGTGCAGCGGGATCAGCTCGGTTATCGATTGGTGCGCAGCGCCGAGGGGGCGAAAATTGCCCTGTCAGATAATGCGGCTACTCAATCGAGTCTGGACTATGTCGATGCGGCGCTGACAGCCGAAGTCGATCAGCAACGCTTCGTTGATGCGATCGCTCAGCCTGTGGGCTTGATCCAATCCTTAATGGCGGAGGCAATGGCTAAAGCGACGGACAAGGCGCAGGCCGATATTATCTATGTCACTGGCGGTACGGCCAAGAGCCCGGCGATTTACCAGAAGATTGCCCAGATGTATCCTGAGACTGAGATAGTGGTCGGTGACCACTTTGGCAGTGTGACCGCCGGACTCACCCGCTGGGCGCAGAAGGTGTTTGGCTAA
- a CDS encoding NfeD family protein codes for MHSLNWRSLNVIPLLLLLLLIALSLGKSVSAVEQNSESAQQTTPQSIPLLQFSGAIGPAIGEYLSEEIDHANRLPIEQRPELIMIVLDTPGGLVTSLRSINQAILASKIPIACLVAPPGARAMSAGTYMLYACHIAAMAPATTLGAATPVQLGMPSSPQDSDSGSGSGSDSDPKESGSQDRAAQKDGAGQSTPESTPKDNKDAMAHKVLNDAVAYIRSLANLRGRNVEFAERAVIDAATLTSDEALAQNVIDLIAADPQELVAKLEGYSVVVDGEAKRLSLAEANLAPRQQSWRNRVIATITDPNIAYILMLIGIYGLLLEFYSPGIGVAGVTGGIALLVALYAFQLLPVNYAGLGLILLGIALIVAESMVPSFGILGLGGIAAFALGSLFLIDAEGGDLSISLPLIAAVTVTASGFSLWVLSSLWKARKAANVSGDDLLIGASARVVKGFEKYGLVTLGGECWQARSDTQTQTGETVVVLERDKLTLIVTPAATLPDSDNP; via the coding sequence ATGCACAGCTTAAACTGGCGTTCATTGAATGTTATCCCCCTGCTCTTGCTGCTCTTGCTAATAGCGCTGAGCCTAGGCAAGAGCGTGTCGGCCGTAGAGCAAAACAGTGAGTCCGCGCAGCAAACCACGCCCCAATCCATCCCCCTGCTGCAATTTAGCGGCGCCATAGGCCCTGCCATAGGCGAATACCTAAGTGAGGAGATAGACCACGCCAATCGCCTGCCGATTGAGCAGCGACCCGAGCTTATCATGATAGTGCTAGATACCCCCGGGGGGCTGGTCACCAGTCTCAGAAGCATCAATCAGGCGATCCTCGCCTCCAAGATCCCAATCGCCTGTCTGGTAGCCCCTCCGGGCGCCAGGGCGATGAGCGCCGGCACCTATATGCTCTATGCATGTCATATCGCCGCCATGGCCCCCGCCACCACGCTAGGCGCGGCCACGCCAGTGCAGCTTGGAATGCCCTCGTCACCCCAGGACTCTGATTCGGGTTCGGGTTCTGGTTCCGACTCTGATCCCAAAGAATCTGGCTCCCAGGATAGGGCAGCACAAAAGGATGGTGCTGGTCAGTCTACTCCCGAGTCAACGCCAAAGGACAACAAGGATGCCATGGCCCACAAGGTGCTCAACGATGCGGTGGCCTATATTCGCTCACTGGCTAACCTGAGAGGCCGGAACGTAGAGTTTGCCGAGCGCGCCGTTATCGATGCCGCCACCCTCACCTCAGATGAGGCACTGGCCCAAAATGTGATCGACCTGATAGCGGCCGATCCCCAAGAGTTGGTGGCCAAGCTCGAAGGCTATAGCGTGGTGGTGGATGGCGAGGCTAAGCGCCTGTCCCTAGCAGAGGCGAATCTGGCTCCCCGTCAGCAGAGCTGGCGCAATCGCGTCATCGCCACCATAACCGATCCCAACATCGCCTATATCCTGATGTTGATCGGTATCTATGGTCTGCTGCTGGAGTTTTACAGCCCTGGCATAGGCGTCGCCGGTGTCACCGGCGGTATCGCCCTCTTGGTCGCCCTCTACGCCTTTCAGCTGCTGCCGGTCAACTACGCGGGGCTTGGGCTGATCCTGCTGGGCATAGCCCTCATCGTCGCCGAGTCCATGGTGCCCAGCTTCGGCATTTTGGGCTTGGGTGGTATCGCGGCCTTCGCCCTGGGCTCGCTGTTTCTTATCGATGCCGAGGGCGGCGATCTCTCCATCTCGCTGCCGCTTATCGCCGCTGTGACGGTCACCGCCTCGGGCTTCTCTCTCTGGGTGCTCTCCAGCCTGTGGAAGGCGCGTAAGGCCGCCAACGTCAGCGGCGACGATCTGCTCATCGGCGCCAGCGCTCGGGTGGTGAAAGGCTTCGAAAAGTACGGCCTCGTCACCCTGGGCGGCGAGTGTTGGCAGGCCAGATCAGATACCCAGACCCAGACGGGCGAGACGGTTGTCGTACTTGAGCGCGACAAACTTACCCTTATCGTTACCCCAGCGGCGACGCTGCCCGATTCAGACAATCCTTAG